The window TTACACGTTCGGCAATTACCTCGAACTGATCCAAGCACTTTCCATCATTGGCGTGTTCGGTTACACAATCCTGATTGTCACCTCGAACCAGGTTGTCGCTTACGCCTTTTTGCAGAAAGGCCGCAAGAAGCTCGCGCTCTTTGCCGTTCCGTTCGTGATTTTCATGGCTCTTTTGATTCACGGCTCTTGCGTGCTTTCATCACCGGAAGCAGCCCCGTACCACAACGCAAGCGCTCCTGAAAATCCATCCATCGCGATGGTGCAGCCAAGCATTGCCCAAGGCGCCAAGTGGAGCAAGGCCCGTTTCGATTCCATTGTCACAAAGACTTTCAACATGGCGCTCGATAGCGTTCAGCCAGGCACAAACTTGATTCTCCTCGCCGAGACCGCCATCCCGGACCACATCCGCAGACAGCCTTTAGTCCTGAGGCGTTTGCACCAGATGGCCGACATGAGAAACTCAAGCATTCTCACGGGAGCGCTCGACTACAAGCGCGTTTCGGACGACATGAACAACCCGCGCCGCTTTGAAATCTACAACGCCTCGTTCCTCTTTACCCCGGGCGATCCAAACTTTCCGCAGCGCTATATCAAAAAGCACCTCGTGCCTTTCAGCGAGCGCATTCCCTTCGATGACGTTTTCCCCATTCTCAATTACGTGGACCTTGGCGAAGGCGACTTTGTCCCCGGAAAGGAAACGCCCGTTTATGGACCTTACAACTGGACGCCATACATCTGCTACGACGCCATCTTCGGAGACCTCATTAGAGACGCCATCCGCGCAGGTTCCCGCCTGATGGTAAACATCACGAATGATGGCTGGTTCGGCCGCAGCACCGCCCCATTCCAGCACCTGAACATCGTGCGCCACTTGGCCGTCACCTACGGCTATCCGGTGGCACGCCTCGCCAACAGTGGCGTTTCGGCATTCATCGACCAGTACGGTCACTATGACCAGAACACCGGCATCTTCGAGATGCGCGTCATCCAAAGAAAAATGCCCCTCAAGACGAGGAGCACCTTCTATACATCTGTAGGCGAATTTGTCGAAACTGCATTGCTTTGGTTCTTTGCCATTTACCTAATTGCAATATTTGCTATTTCGAGATTGCATAAAGGAGATGCCCGATTAAATCGGGCATGACATTTTTCGCAACTCAAAGTAACAGCATCGGCGGCCAATGGCCGGCTTTGGGGCGTTCCTTGAATTCCGCATTGGGCAAGAATTCCTTAAGCTTCAACGTCCATTCCGGCTGGACAGTCGCATCCAGTCGCCCATAAAGCACCTGGATGTTCTCGCTGTTCGGGATTACAGATTCCACCTTGTGCGATGCCAGGTACATCAAGCCCTTGGCAAGCGAATCAGCATCATACTTCTTGGCTTCATCAAACCAGTCGTCCTGCCAGTCGCCAAAATCTTCCTCAAAAAGCTCCATGAAAGCCTTGAGTGCTGGCTCCGTGGTCGTTTCGAGCTGGTGCGCCATAAAGTGCAAATTCGGCACAGTCCAGTTACCGATTTCATCGCAAAAATCTGCATATGGAGAAAGCAAAATCCACTTTTGCCCCTTTTGCGGACCCGCCGTAGAACACATCAACGACAAGGCTCCAAGCCCCCAGGCGACTACCGTAGAAGCTTTCTTGAACTCCGGAATATCCTCCGGTTTCTCTAAAAACTCAGCCAGTTGGCTGTACTGCACATAATTATGGTTTGCCGAAGGAGCTACGTCCATCAGATCATCTTCCCAAATCCCGAGATTTGAGGCCCAATCAGGCAGCCAGATCCATTTTTCGCTCATATACAACCTCACTCATGTGAAGAGCCTACTAAAACACACTCCAAACTACATAATTGCTGATAAATTTTCCATTATCCGCAAAACTTTTTAACAAACGTAGTCTTATAGATATATATATCCAAATTTTGCTTTGATAGCAACTCTTAAAAAAAGTATTTTACAATTCGTAATATTTGTTTACTTCCGAACACAAAACATTGTATATTATCTGTATAAAAAAAATATGAAACCTATAAAGAGATAATTGTAATATGAGACACCTGATTCCTTCTCTCTGCTTAGCTCTTCTTCTGGCCGAAACAGCCTGTTCCGCACCACATGCCGTAAAACAGAATGATTCCGACAATCGTCAAAAGAACGCCGCTACCCGACAAAGAGCAGAAAGCGCCTATAACGAACTGGACGGATTCGCCTCTACCACAAATTCTGCAGTAAAATCGACCGCAGCTGCGCCTACGGCATTTAACGCAAGCGCTCCGGCAGCAGTAGCTCAAAAGACATCTGCCGCAACTGAAACTTACGCCAATGCAAGCGCCATCCAGGACATCGGGACCCCGATTATCATGGTCTCTCCCAACTTGACTCTCAAGGACGGAGTTCCAGACCTCTCTAGCGAAAGCCCGTACTCTCGCACAACAGCAGAAGCCATTAACGGCTACCTGACCAAGAAGAACTACGAGGTC of the Fibrobacter sp. UWB2 genome contains:
- a CDS encoding alpha/beta fold hydrolase; amino-acid sequence: MSEKWIWLPDWASNLGIWEDDLMDVAPSANHNYVQYSQLAEFLEKPEDIPEFKKASTVVAWGLGALSLMCSTAGPQKGQKWILLSPYADFCDEIGNWTVPNLHFMAHQLETTTEPALKAFMELFEEDFGDWQDDWFDEAKKYDADSLAKGLMYLASHKVESVIPNSENIQVLYGRLDATVQPEWTLKLKEFLPNAEFKERPKAGHWPPMLLL
- the lnt gene encoding apolipoprotein N-acyltransferase; the encoded protein is MTIDQFLNKLKALPRAYKIYIAVLVAVEFVLFLLRPDTPGLYTQIPQLLPIVAALPFLFIKNARRPFARFMNTYGIIVFTFLALDYLTRSHAGLFQIVTTFIPMMLYWFALFIRWNVKLFKQKDARIAIALATISWGFLAFAFPPLPLGPATLVLLVPWFIMLNKYNRETAVFATFWASMVYNTVNYYWIRNVMNVETAPSGLIFLGLILLIAYLSLFNVLAAFAYSTAKNLKIKGKAYLLILFPVFFASIEMFRTHGDFAFPWNHLGYTFGNYLELIQALSIIGVFGYTILIVTSNQVVAYAFLQKGRKKLALFAVPFVIFMALLIHGSCVLSSPEAAPYHNASAPENPSIAMVQPSIAQGAKWSKARFDSIVTKTFNMALDSVQPGTNLILLAETAIPDHIRRQPLVLRRLHQMADMRNSSILTGALDYKRVSDDMNNPRRFEIYNASFLFTPGDPNFPQRYIKKHLVPFSERIPFDDVFPILNYVDLGEGDFVPGKETPVYGPYNWTPYICYDAIFGDLIRDAIRAGSRLMVNITNDGWFGRSTAPFQHLNIVRHLAVTYGYPVARLANSGVSAFIDQYGHYDQNTGIFEMRVIQRKMPLKTRSTFYTSVGEFVETALLWFFAIYLIAIFAISRLHKGDARLNRA